The Acidobacteriota bacterium genome includes a window with the following:
- a CDS encoding alpha/beta hydrolase, with protein MLRIPVRSVVPPGTRVHIDVPYVAGGGPPQQLDLFLLGAPDEGVPLVVWIHGGEFQKGSKAQNVPLWLLDEGYSVASINYRLSRQAVFPAQIEDCKAAVRWLRANAGQYGIDGERIAAWGESAGGHLAALLGTAGGANAFDVGDHLGVSSRVAVVIDFFGPTDFLQMDAHRLPGGLEHDSPDSPESRVIGGPIRENVEKVALANPVEYVSAEAPPFLIVHGDSDRLVPHHQSEMLAHALKAAGVPVTFYTVKGGGHGRFSDPAVPSLIRQFLEAQFDSPAAAERRT; from the coding sequence ATGTTGCGAATACCCGTGCGATCGGTGGTTCCCCCTGGCACCAGGGTGCACATCGATGTTCCGTACGTCGCTGGGGGCGGGCCGCCGCAGCAGTTGGATTTGTTCCTGCTCGGAGCGCCTGACGAAGGTGTGCCGCTGGTCGTGTGGATTCACGGGGGCGAATTCCAGAAGGGGAGCAAGGCCCAGAACGTTCCGTTGTGGCTCCTGGATGAGGGCTACTCCGTCGCATCGATCAATTACCGCCTGAGTCGACAGGCGGTGTTCCCGGCGCAGATAGAGGATTGCAAGGCGGCGGTGCGCTGGCTGCGGGCGAACGCCGGACAGTACGGGATTGACGGCGAACGGATCGCGGCGTGGGGCGAGTCGGCTGGCGGGCACCTGGCCGCGCTGCTAGGGACGGCGGGCGGCGCCAACGCGTTCGATGTCGGGGACCACCTCGGCGTATCGAGTCGGGTGGCGGTCGTCATCGACTTCTTCGGTCCGACCGATTTCCTGCAGATGGATGCTCACCGTCTTCCGGGCGGGCTCGAGCATGATTCGCCGGACTCACCGGAGTCGCGCGTGATTGGCGGGCCGATCCGGGAGAATGTGGAAAAGGTGGCGCTCGCCAACCCGGTTGAATACGTGTCGGCTGAGGCGCCGCCGTTCTTAATCGTCCACGGCGATTCCGATCGGCTGGTGCCGCACCACCAGAGCGAGATGCTGGCGCATGCGCTGAAGGCGGCTGGCGTGCCGGTGACGTTCTACACGGTGAAGGGCGGCGGCCACGGACGATTCAGCGACCCGGCGGTGCCGAGCTTGATCAGGCAGTTTCTTGAGGCCCAATTCGACAGTCCAGCGGCCGCGGAGAGACGAACGTGA
- a CDS encoding pitrilysin family protein codes for MKHRLFVCLGLLLLAGVWFIPTHAQELSLTGQVIERTLPNGLKVLMVKRPEAPLIRCILAYRVGSVNERPGITGISHLHEHMMFKGTRSMGIKAGTLAKDDEYNRQIDALMEQVAAEDAKVKGRDVAKIAALKKQVSELIDREKKETIASEEIWGAYQEAGGTGINASTGQEMTQYYVTLPKNALELYLALEADRMVNPVFREFYSERDVITEERRQSENGAGFFFQEQLNATFYAASPYSWSVVGWMSDISRVTKQELIEYREKFYRPDNATLVLAGDLDPDKVMSLVTKYFGAIKAKGKSPRVRTEEPSPEYYRRTISANFKPPYIEKRVLGRAASNPAVTIMFHIPPLWHDDVPALFMLGRVMSARTGKMYMDLVDKQQHVAGVNASASNSMYDGSFRMSATGREVQGALTVPLEQIEKELWSYLEDAKTTPADAQLLQRIKNSTEAQYLQSLAGTGIAGSLARMEVAYTWQHLEDEFKARMAVTPDDMMRVAKKYFTRDNCVTGVMEREK; via the coding sequence ATGAAACATCGATTGTTCGTCTGCCTCGGCCTTCTCCTGCTCGCCGGCGTCTGGTTTATCCCGACGCATGCGCAGGAGTTGAGCCTGACCGGCCAGGTCATCGAGCGGACGCTGCCGAACGGCCTCAAGGTGCTGATGGTCAAGAGACCCGAGGCCCCCCTGATCCGCTGCATCCTGGCCTACCGGGTTGGCTCGGTCAACGAGCGCCCTGGTATCACCGGGATCTCACATTTGCACGAGCACATGATGTTCAAGGGCACACGGTCCATGGGCATCAAGGCGGGCACGCTCGCGAAAGACGATGAGTACAACCGCCAGATTGACGCGCTGATGGAGCAGGTCGCGGCTGAAGACGCCAAGGTCAAGGGACGTGACGTCGCGAAGATCGCGGCACTGAAGAAGCAGGTATCGGAACTGATCGACAGGGAGAAGAAGGAGACGATCGCCAGCGAGGAGATCTGGGGCGCGTACCAGGAGGCCGGCGGCACGGGCATCAACGCGTCCACCGGCCAGGAGATGACGCAGTACTACGTGACGCTGCCGAAGAACGCCCTGGAGCTGTACCTGGCGCTCGAGGCCGACCGGATGGTGAACCCGGTCTTCCGCGAGTTCTACTCGGAGCGTGACGTCATCACGGAGGAGCGCCGACAGAGCGAGAACGGCGCCGGCTTCTTCTTCCAGGAGCAGCTGAACGCGACGTTCTATGCCGCGAGTCCCTACAGCTGGAGCGTGGTGGGCTGGATGTCGGACATCAGCCGGGTGACCAAGCAGGAGTTGATCGAGTACCGCGAGAAGTTCTACCGCCCGGACAACGCGACCCTGGTGCTGGCGGGCGACCTCGACCCGGACAAGGTGATGTCGCTCGTGACGAAGTACTTCGGCGCGATCAAGGCGAAGGGGAAGTCCCCGCGCGTGCGGACTGAGGAGCCCTCGCCCGAGTACTACCGGCGAACGATCAGCGCGAATTTCAAGCCGCCGTACATCGAGAAGCGTGTGCTGGGCCGCGCGGCCAGCAACCCGGCGGTGACGATCATGTTCCACATTCCGCCGCTGTGGCACGACGACGTGCCGGCGCTGTTCATGCTGGGCCGAGTGATGAGCGCGCGCACGGGGAAGATGTACATGGACCTGGTCGACAAGCAGCAACACGTGGCCGGCGTCAACGCGAGCGCGTCGAACTCGATGTACGACGGATCGTTCCGCATGAGCGCGACTGGCCGAGAGGTGCAGGGCGCGCTCACCGTGCCGCTCGAACAGATTGAGAAGGAACTCTGGTCGTACCTCGAGGACGCCAAGACGACGCCCGCCGACGCCCAACTGCTCCAGCGGATCAAGAATTCGACCGAGGCGCAGTACCTCCAGAGCCTCGCGGGCACCGGCATCGCCGGCTCGCTGGCGCGGATGGAGGTCGCCTACACGTGGCAGCATCTCGAAGACGAGTTCAAGGCGCGCATGGCCGTGACGCCCGACGACATGATGCGCGTGGCGAAGAAGTACTTCACCCGCGACAACTGCGTCACCGGTGTGATGGAGCGCGAGAAGTAG
- a CDS encoding AAA family ATPase: protein MKVAFIGTHGTGKTTLCYDLTAALKRQGQNADMVKEVARLSPLPINRKTSLDAQTWILMTQVAEEIRSASVHDIVVCDRSVLDNYAYLMFATGRQRAIERFVDHWMKSYDVLIKVPIVGEASADGVRDTDEFFVRSIDQLVDTLLAEKKVDHLRLDARDRDGWVEAALRAVTLHESLAARLI, encoded by the coding sequence ATGAAAGTCGCGTTTATCGGCACCCACGGCACGGGCAAGACCACGCTTTGCTACGACCTGACCGCCGCGCTCAAGCGCCAGGGACAGAATGCAGACATGGTCAAGGAGGTGGCGAGGCTCTCGCCGCTGCCGATCAATCGGAAGACGTCGCTCGATGCTCAGACCTGGATTCTGATGACGCAGGTGGCCGAGGAGATTCGGTCTGCCAGCGTGCACGACATCGTCGTCTGCGATCGGAGCGTGCTCGACAACTACGCGTACCTGATGTTCGCAACCGGCCGCCAGAGAGCGATCGAGCGGTTTGTCGATCACTGGATGAAGTCGTACGACGTCCTGATCAAGGTGCCCATCGTCGGCGAAGCATCGGCTGACGGGGTCCGCGATACCGACGAGTTCTTCGTGCGCTCGATCGATCAGTTGGTCGACACGCTGCTGGCGGAGAAGAAGGTCGATCATCTGCGCCTCGACGCGAGGGACCGGGACGGATGGGTCGAGGCGGCGCTGCGCGCCGTGACGCTGCATGAATCGCTTGCTGCCCGCCTGATTTAG
- a CDS encoding aldo/keto reductase: MEYRLLGRTGVRVSPLCLGTLNFGGGTSEADAVRMTHAALDAGINLVDTANNYHGGESERIVGKALADRRGRVVLATKVQWRVGDGPNDFGGSRLHILKACEESLRRLGTDYIDLYQVHRPSPEIPIDETLGALTDLVRAGKVRYIGCSTHPAWMVMEALAVSERLGLARYVSEQPPYNLLDRRIENELIPLALRYDLAILPWAPIAQGVLAGRYPDAKTIPNDSRMIQCPGPNNSYANRVTPAGIEIGRRFAVVAREHGRTPGQLALLWCKDQPGVTSPVLGPRTMEQLTELLPVLDMSITPAERIACDALVPPGGVVANFHNTAPWMKTPIA; this comes from the coding sequence ATGGAATACCGTCTGCTCGGCCGCACCGGCGTTCGCGTGTCGCCACTCTGCCTCGGGACCTTGAATTTTGGCGGCGGCACCAGTGAGGCCGATGCGGTCCGGATGACCCACGCGGCGCTCGATGCGGGCATCAACCTCGTTGATACCGCCAATAACTATCATGGGGGCGAATCCGAGCGGATTGTCGGCAAGGCGCTCGCGGATCGACGCGGACGGGTCGTGCTGGCGACGAAGGTGCAATGGCGCGTGGGTGACGGCCCGAACGACTTCGGGGGCTCGCGACTCCATATCCTCAAGGCCTGTGAGGAGTCGTTGAGACGGCTCGGGACCGACTATATCGATCTCTACCAGGTCCATCGCCCCAGCCCGGAGATTCCGATCGACGAGACGCTCGGCGCGCTCACTGATCTGGTGCGGGCAGGCAAGGTGCGCTACATCGGGTGTTCGACGCATCCCGCGTGGATGGTGATGGAAGCGCTGGCCGTCAGTGAGCGGCTCGGCCTGGCGCGCTACGTCAGTGAGCAGCCGCCCTACAACCTGCTCGACCGCCGGATTGAAAACGAGCTGATTCCGCTGGCGCTGCGCTACGACCTGGCGATTCTGCCGTGGGCGCCCATCGCGCAAGGAGTCTTGGCGGGACGTTATCCGGATGCGAAGACGATTCCGAACGACTCACGGATGATCCAGTGTCCCGGCCCCAACAACAGCTACGCGAATCGGGTCACGCCGGCCGGTATCGAGATTGGTCGGCGTTTCGCCGTCGTCGCCCGGGAGCATGGAAGGACGCCGGGGCAACTCGCGCTGCTCTGGTGCAAGGACCAACCTGGCGTGACCTCGCCGGTACTCGGTCCCCGCACGATGGAACAGTTGACCGAGCTGCTGCCGGTGCTCGACATGTCCATCACTCCCGCCGAGCGGATCGCGTGCGACGCGCTGGTCCCGCCCGGAGGCGTTGTCGCCAATTTCCACAATACGGCACCGTGGATGAAGACCCCAATCGCATGA
- a CDS encoding trypsin-like peptidase domain-containing protein, which yields MPEVAVGRVLDRLSDELAELTARVLRATVAISGPTPDGGSSGSGFFIDTRGHIVTNHHVVAGMEPPVSVTMQGGSTALAGIVGVDLISDLAVLKLDGTWKHTLPLRRSAARAGELCLAAGNPLGRYPETVTIGVVSGLARTAVAGPGRPHYHLLQTDCGIHEGNSGGPLVDVRGRVIGVTTLIDAESDDIGLAIPVETVRDVVPDLMNHGCVIRATIGVSIRGRTREVGGEPVRGLEVVRLTRERGQALKVGDFILRVGGTPMPDPPALFGVLNADCIGRSTVVDLVRQGRLQAVTVKPWRLQL from the coding sequence ATGCCTGAGGTGGCCGTCGGACGGGTGCTTGATCGGCTGAGCGACGAACTGGCTGAACTCACGGCCCGCGTGCTGCGTGCGACGGTCGCCATATCGGGTCCGACGCCGGACGGCGGCAGCAGCGGGTCAGGCTTCTTCATCGACACTCGCGGTCACATCGTCACGAATCATCACGTCGTCGCCGGGATGGAACCGCCGGTGTCGGTGACCATGCAGGGTGGCTCCACCGCTCTGGCAGGTATCGTTGGGGTCGATCTCATCTCCGACCTGGCTGTGCTCAAGCTTGACGGTACGTGGAAGCACACGCTGCCGCTTCGGCGCTCGGCGGCGCGTGCCGGAGAGTTGTGTCTGGCGGCGGGGAATCCGCTCGGGCGTTACCCGGAAACCGTGACGATTGGCGTCGTGTCTGGCCTGGCGCGGACGGCGGTCGCCGGACCCGGCCGGCCGCACTATCACCTGCTGCAGACGGACTGCGGGATTCACGAGGGCAACTCTGGCGGGCCGCTGGTCGATGTGCGTGGCCGCGTGATTGGTGTGACGACGCTGATCGACGCGGAGTCGGATGACATTGGTCTGGCCATCCCTGTCGAGACCGTCAGGGACGTCGTCCCGGACTTGATGAATCACGGCTGCGTCATCAGAGCGACGATCGGAGTGTCGATCAGAGGCCGAACACGCGAGGTGGGCGGAGAACCAGTCCGCGGCCTCGAAGTGGTCCGCCTCACGCGGGAGCGGGGACAGGCGCTGAAGGTCGGCGATTTCATCCTGCGGGTGGGCGGGACGCCCATGCCTGATCCGCCAGCGCTGTTTGGCGTACTGAACGCCGACTGTATTGGCCGCTCGACTGTCGTCGACCTGGTGCGGCAAGGGCGGCTTCAGGCGGTGACGGTCAAGCCCTGGAGGCTTCAACTGTAG
- a CDS encoding pitrilysin family protein yields the protein MKMLKRISALIVMLPVLVALVYATEQATSKPQGTTPAAAAKAAPAPGTAAAPAAKAAQGPRPEQFLGKFPPLGFKPPKPAEFRTTLSNGLVVYIAEDHEIPWVEATLLTPVAGGGGGGGRGRGVVEGLYADAPQGRGGGGGGARSFLEPADKLGIQNICGSVMRSGGTTSMTADQINERMEFLAGSVSPTSMSVHKRHVDEVLKLWLDILTNPAFPEDRIRREKESMAQPLRNRNRNLGGVATTTWEKLMYGEDSPITAEVTEATINNITRGDVVAWHKKYWGANNAILVVAGDFTKAEMLQKLEGTFGKWKPAEAKAVPNYPKVTGMAAKPGLYMVQPLGATPNQGVIRIGTISLTQDDPDYAAVDLMNYTLGGGSFSSRITQIVRNDNGLAYSASSSVGADLHYPGAFAGFTQTKNSTVVFASQLIMNEIERMYSGDVTEKDLRFAKSARVNAFPSMFSTVFGNIGNFARLELESRPRDYYDTYLDRYQKVTLADVKRVAKKYLQPDKMVVLVTGYIDECRAGADKTLPNQGAIDAMAAKYGGRTIDGLAKKLGDGTVHIVTLK from the coding sequence ATGAAGATGCTGAAACGAATTTCGGCTTTGATCGTGATGCTTCCAGTGCTCGTGGCGTTGGTCTACGCCACCGAGCAGGCGACGTCGAAACCGCAGGGCACGACGCCGGCAGCGGCCGCCAAGGCCGCTCCCGCGCCAGGCACAGCGGCTGCGCCCGCGGCGAAAGCCGCCCAGGGCCCCAGGCCCGAGCAGTTCCTTGGGAAGTTTCCGCCACTGGGCTTCAAGCCGCCCAAGCCGGCCGAGTTCCGTACCACGCTCTCCAACGGCCTGGTGGTCTACATCGCCGAGGACCACGAGATCCCGTGGGTCGAGGCGACATTGCTGACACCGGTGGCCGGCGGCGGTGGAGGCGGCGGCCGCGGCCGCGGTGTGGTCGAAGGCCTCTACGCAGACGCGCCGCAGGGGCGGGGCGGCGGCGGCGGCGGTGCGCGCTCGTTTCTCGAACCGGCAGACAAACTGGGCATCCAGAACATCTGCGGCTCGGTGATGCGATCGGGCGGCACCACCTCGATGACGGCCGACCAGATCAACGAACGGATGGAATTCCTGGCCGGCAGTGTTTCGCCGACCTCGATGTCCGTCCACAAGCGCCACGTGGACGAGGTGCTGAAGCTCTGGCTCGACATCCTGACGAATCCGGCGTTTCCAGAGGATCGGATCAGGCGCGAGAAGGAGTCGATGGCGCAGCCGCTGCGCAACCGCAACCGCAATCTCGGCGGCGTGGCCACGACAACGTGGGAGAAGCTGATGTACGGCGAGGACTCGCCGATCACCGCCGAGGTCACCGAGGCCACGATCAACAACATCACCCGCGGCGATGTCGTGGCGTGGCACAAGAAGTACTGGGGCGCCAACAACGCCATCCTGGTCGTTGCCGGCGACTTCACGAAGGCCGAGATGCTGCAGAAGCTCGAGGGCACCTTCGGCAAGTGGAAGCCAGCCGAGGCGAAGGCCGTGCCGAACTACCCGAAGGTGACGGGCATGGCGGCCAAGCCAGGGCTCTACATGGTCCAGCCGCTCGGCGCGACGCCGAACCAGGGCGTCATCCGGATTGGCACAATCAGTCTCACGCAGGATGACCCGGACTACGCGGCGGTCGACCTGATGAACTACACCCTTGGCGGGGGATCGTTCTCGTCGCGGATCACCCAGATCGTACGCAACGACAACGGGCTGGCCTACTCAGCAAGCTCGAGCGTCGGTGCCGACCTGCACTATCCGGGCGCCTTCGCCGGCTTCACCCAGACCAAGAACTCGACGGTCGTCTTCGCGTCACAGCTCATCATGAACGAGATCGAGCGGATGTACAGCGGCGACGTCACCGAGAAGGATCTGCGGTTCGCCAAGTCGGCACGGGTGAACGCGTTCCCGTCGATGTTCTCGACGGTGTTCGGCAACATCGGCAACTTCGCGCGGCTCGAACTCGAGAGCCGTCCGCGCGACTACTACGACACCTATCTGGATCGTTACCAGAAGGTGACGCTGGCCGACGTCAAGCGGGTCGCGAAGAAGTACCTGCAGCCGGACAAGATGGTCGTGCTGGTGACTGGATATATCGATGAGTGCAGGGCCGGCGCCGACAAGACGCTGCCGAACCAGGGCGCCATCGACGCGATGGCAGCCAAGTACGGCGGGCGGACGATCGACGGCCTCGCCAAGAAGCTCGGCGATGGCACCGTGCACATCGTGACGCTGAAGTAA
- a CDS encoding YbjN domain-containing protein produces the protein MSRIDVLRPFVEKNLAALIGSDKVAPDASGEYVFPHGSADISLRLLDDPFPMLQFSSVLVSKPRKKARLLEALNSANASELAIRLFKYEDLIIAAWEVPADTLDDRQFHDICMRFAEAADRLDTLLSKKFGGKTARADQDDDEEAVDA, from the coding sequence ATGTCCCGCATCGATGTGTTGAGACCGTTCGTCGAGAAGAACCTGGCGGCCCTGATCGGGAGCGACAAAGTCGCGCCCGACGCGAGCGGCGAGTACGTGTTTCCCCACGGCAGCGCGGATATCAGTCTGCGGTTGCTCGACGATCCGTTTCCCATGCTCCAGTTTTCCTCGGTGCTGGTCTCGAAGCCGAGGAAGAAGGCCCGGCTCCTCGAAGCGCTGAACAGCGCCAATGCTTCCGAACTCGCGATCCGGCTCTTCAAGTACGAAGATCTGATCATTGCTGCGTGGGAGGTGCCGGCCGATACGCTCGACGACCGGCAGTTCCACGACATCTGCATGCGTTTTGCCGAGGCGGCCGACAGGCTCGATACCCTTCTGTCGAAGAAGTTTGGCGGCAAGACGGCCAGGGCCGACCAGGACGACGACGAGGAGGCCGTGGATGCCTGA